Proteins encoded by one window of Pseudorca crassidens isolate mPseCra1 chromosome 3, mPseCra1.hap1, whole genome shotgun sequence:
- the STK11 gene encoding serine/threonine-protein kinase STK11 isoform X1, translating into MEVADPQQLGMFTEGELMSVGMDTFIHRIDSTEVIYQPRRKRAKLIGKYLMGDLLGEGSYGKVKEVLDSETLCRRAVKILKKKKLRRIPNGEANVKKEIQLLRRLRHKNVIQLVDVLYNEEKQKMYMVMEYCVCGMQEMLDSVPEKRFPVCQAHGYFCQLVDGLEYLHSQGIVHKDIKPGNLLLTTGGTLKISDLGVAEALHPFAEDDTCRTSQGSPAFQPPEIANGLDTFSGFKVDIWSAGVTLYNITTGLYPFEGDNIYKLFENIGKGDYTIPGDCGPPLSDLLKGMLEYEPAKRFSIQQIRQHSWFRKKHPPAEEPVPIPPSADCKDRWRGMTVVPYLEDLHGCADAADDELFDIEDDIIYTQDFTVPGPRGGGWAERTEPGPAQSRVCEWHRVSPVERQVEGGAPGQCRLQPRPQGLLGQQQDSPAVSLQAAVRVAACSLSPGAPARSCSVFAPTVGLPPTAQEGGRCTLRADCPSGSRRVLEGCGWGTAGTGVRPPLVAGGHDLLLTAILC; encoded by the exons ATGGAGGTGGCGGACCCGCAGCAGCTGGGCATGTTTACAGAGGGCGAGCTGATGTCGGTGGGGATGGACACGTTCATCCACCGCATCGACTCCACCGAGGTCATCTACCAGCCCCGCCGCAAGCGGGCCAAGCTCATCGGCAAGTACCTGATGGGGGacctgctgggggaggggtcGTACGGCAAGGTGAAGGAGGTGCTGGACTCGGAGACGCTGTGCCGGAGAGCCGTCAAAATTCTCAAGAAGAAGAAGTTGCGGAGGATCCCCAACGGGGAGGCCAACGTAAAGAA GGAAATCCAGCTGCTGAGGAGGTTACGGCACAAAAACGTCATCCAGCTGGTGGACGTGCTGTACAACGAGGAGAAGCAGAAGAT GTATATGGTGATGGAGTACTGCGTGTGCGGCATGCAGGAGATGCTGGACAGCGTGCCCGAGAAGCGCTTCCCCGTGTGCCAGGCCCACGG GTACTTCTGCCAGCTGGTGGACGGCCTGGAGTACCTGCACAGCCAGGGCATCGTGCACAAGGACATCAAGCCCGGCAACCTGCTGCTCACCACGGGTGGCACGCTCAAGATCTCCGACCTGGGCGTGGCCGAG GCCCTGCACCCGTTTGCCGAGGACGACACGTGCCGGACGAGCCAGGGTTCCCCCGCGTTCCAGCCGCCCGAGATCGCCAATGGCCTGGACACCTTCTCTGGCTTCAAGGTGGACATCTGGTCAGCTGGGGTCACACT CTACAACATCACGACAGGCCTGTACCCGTTCGAGGGGGACAATATCTACAAACTGTTTGAGAACATCGGGAAGGGGGACTACACCATCCCGGGGGATTGCGGCCCCCCACTCTCAGACCTGCTCAAAG GGATGCTGGAATACGAGCCGGCCAAGCGGTTTTCCATACAGCAGATCCGGCAGCACAG CTGGTTCCGGAAGAAGCACCCGCCGGCCGAGGAGCCGGTGCCCATCCCGCCGAGCGCGGACTGCAAGGACCGGTGGCGCGGCATGACAGTGGTGCCCTACCTGGAGGACCTGCACGGCTGTGCCGACGCTGCGGATGACGAGCTCTTCGACATTGAGGACGACATCATCTACACTCAGGACTTCACGGTGCCCG GTCCCAGAGGAGGAGGCTGGGCGGAGCGCACAGAGCCGGGGCCCGCCCAAAGCCGTGTGTGTGAATGGCACCGAGTCAGCCCAGTTGAGCGCCAGGTCGAGGGCGGAGCGCCGGGCCAGTGCCGCCTCCAACCCCGCCCGCAAGGCCTGCTCGGCCAGCAGCAAGATTCGCCGGCTGTCAGCCTGCAAGCAGCAGTGAGGGTGGCCGCCTGCAG CCTGTCTCCAGGAGCCCCGGCCAGGTCCTGCTCAGTGTTCGCGCCGACTGTTGGCCTGCCGCCCACTGCCCAGGAAGGCGGCCGCTGCACCCTTCGTGCTGACTGCCCCTCCGGAAGCCGGAGGGTCCTGGAGGGCTGTGGTTGGGGGACAGCAGGGACTGGGGTCCGCCCTCCCCTGGTGGCCGGTGGACACGACCTCCTGCTGACTGCAATCCTGTGCTGA
- the STK11 gene encoding serine/threonine-protein kinase STK11 isoform X4, translating to MEVADPQQLGMFTEGELMSVGMDTFIHRIDSTEVIYQPRRKRAKLIGKYLMGDLLGEGSYGKVKEVLDSETLCRRAVKILKKKKLRRIPNGEANVKKYFCQLVDGLEYLHSQGIVHKDIKPGNLLLTTGGTLKISDLGVAEALHPFAEDDTCRTSQGSPAFQPPEIANGLDTFSGFKVDIWSAGVTLYNITTGLYPFEGDNIYKLFENIGKGDYTIPGDCGPPLSDLLKGMLEYEPAKRFSIQQIRQHSWFRKKHPPAEEPVPIPPSADCKDRWRGMTVVPYLEDLHGCADAADDELFDIEDDIIYTQDFTVPGPRGGGWAERTEPGPAQSRVCEWHRVSPVERQVEGGAPGQCRLQPRPQGLLGQQQDSPAVSLQAAVRVAACSLSPGAPARSCSVFAPTVGLPPTAQEGGRCTLRADCPSGSRRVLEGCGWGTAGTGVRPPLVAGGHDLLLTAILC from the exons ATGGAGGTGGCGGACCCGCAGCAGCTGGGCATGTTTACAGAGGGCGAGCTGATGTCGGTGGGGATGGACACGTTCATCCACCGCATCGACTCCACCGAGGTCATCTACCAGCCCCGCCGCAAGCGGGCCAAGCTCATCGGCAAGTACCTGATGGGGGacctgctgggggaggggtcGTACGGCAAGGTGAAGGAGGTGCTGGACTCGGAGACGCTGTGCCGGAGAGCCGTCAAAATTCTCAAGAAGAAGAAGTTGCGGAGGATCCCCAACGGGGAGGCCAACGTAAAGAA GTACTTCTGCCAGCTGGTGGACGGCCTGGAGTACCTGCACAGCCAGGGCATCGTGCACAAGGACATCAAGCCCGGCAACCTGCTGCTCACCACGGGTGGCACGCTCAAGATCTCCGACCTGGGCGTGGCCGAG GCCCTGCACCCGTTTGCCGAGGACGACACGTGCCGGACGAGCCAGGGTTCCCCCGCGTTCCAGCCGCCCGAGATCGCCAATGGCCTGGACACCTTCTCTGGCTTCAAGGTGGACATCTGGTCAGCTGGGGTCACACT CTACAACATCACGACAGGCCTGTACCCGTTCGAGGGGGACAATATCTACAAACTGTTTGAGAACATCGGGAAGGGGGACTACACCATCCCGGGGGATTGCGGCCCCCCACTCTCAGACCTGCTCAAAG GGATGCTGGAATACGAGCCGGCCAAGCGGTTTTCCATACAGCAGATCCGGCAGCACAG CTGGTTCCGGAAGAAGCACCCGCCGGCCGAGGAGCCGGTGCCCATCCCGCCGAGCGCGGACTGCAAGGACCGGTGGCGCGGCATGACAGTGGTGCCCTACCTGGAGGACCTGCACGGCTGTGCCGACGCTGCGGATGACGAGCTCTTCGACATTGAGGACGACATCATCTACACTCAGGACTTCACGGTGCCCG GTCCCAGAGGAGGAGGCTGGGCGGAGCGCACAGAGCCGGGGCCCGCCCAAAGCCGTGTGTGTGAATGGCACCGAGTCAGCCCAGTTGAGCGCCAGGTCGAGGGCGGAGCGCCGGGCCAGTGCCGCCTCCAACCCCGCCCGCAAGGCCTGCTCGGCCAGCAGCAAGATTCGCCGGCTGTCAGCCTGCAAGCAGCAGTGAGGGTGGCCGCCTGCAG CCTGTCTCCAGGAGCCCCGGCCAGGTCCTGCTCAGTGTTCGCGCCGACTGTTGGCCTGCCGCCCACTGCCCAGGAAGGCGGCCGCTGCACCCTTCGTGCTGACTGCCCCTCCGGAAGCCGGAGGGTCCTGGAGGGCTGTGGTTGGGGGACAGCAGGGACTGGGGTCCGCCCTCCCCTGGTGGCCGGTGGACACGACCTCCTGCTGACTGCAATCCTGTGCTGA
- the STK11 gene encoding serine/threonine-protein kinase STK11 isoform X5, producing the protein MEVADPQQLGMFTEGELMSVGMDTFIHRIDSTEVIYQPRRKRAKLIGKYLMGDLLGEGSYGKVKEVLDSETLCRRAVKILKKKKLRRIPNGEANVKKEIQLLRRLRHKNVIQLVDVLYNEEKQKMYMVMEYCVCGMQEMLDSVPEKRFPVCQAHGYFCQLVDGLEYLHSQGIVHKDIKPGNLLLTTGGTLKISDLGVAEALHPFAEDDTCRTSQGSPAFQPPEIANGLDTFSGFKVDIWSAGVTLYNITTGLYPFEGDNIYKLFENIGKGDYTIPGDCGPPLSDLLKGMLEYEPAKRFSIQQIRQHSWFRKKHPPAEEPVPIPPSADCKDRWRGMTVVPYLEDLHGCADAADDELFDIEDDIIYTQDFTVPGQVPEEEAGRSAQSRGPPKAVCVNGTESAQLSARSRAERRASAASNPARKACSASSKIRRLSACKQQ; encoded by the exons ATGGAGGTGGCGGACCCGCAGCAGCTGGGCATGTTTACAGAGGGCGAGCTGATGTCGGTGGGGATGGACACGTTCATCCACCGCATCGACTCCACCGAGGTCATCTACCAGCCCCGCCGCAAGCGGGCCAAGCTCATCGGCAAGTACCTGATGGGGGacctgctgggggaggggtcGTACGGCAAGGTGAAGGAGGTGCTGGACTCGGAGACGCTGTGCCGGAGAGCCGTCAAAATTCTCAAGAAGAAGAAGTTGCGGAGGATCCCCAACGGGGAGGCCAACGTAAAGAA GGAAATCCAGCTGCTGAGGAGGTTACGGCACAAAAACGTCATCCAGCTGGTGGACGTGCTGTACAACGAGGAGAAGCAGAAGAT GTATATGGTGATGGAGTACTGCGTGTGCGGCATGCAGGAGATGCTGGACAGCGTGCCCGAGAAGCGCTTCCCCGTGTGCCAGGCCCACGG GTACTTCTGCCAGCTGGTGGACGGCCTGGAGTACCTGCACAGCCAGGGCATCGTGCACAAGGACATCAAGCCCGGCAACCTGCTGCTCACCACGGGTGGCACGCTCAAGATCTCCGACCTGGGCGTGGCCGAG GCCCTGCACCCGTTTGCCGAGGACGACACGTGCCGGACGAGCCAGGGTTCCCCCGCGTTCCAGCCGCCCGAGATCGCCAATGGCCTGGACACCTTCTCTGGCTTCAAGGTGGACATCTGGTCAGCTGGGGTCACACT CTACAACATCACGACAGGCCTGTACCCGTTCGAGGGGGACAATATCTACAAACTGTTTGAGAACATCGGGAAGGGGGACTACACCATCCCGGGGGATTGCGGCCCCCCACTCTCAGACCTGCTCAAAG GGATGCTGGAATACGAGCCGGCCAAGCGGTTTTCCATACAGCAGATCCGGCAGCACAG CTGGTTCCGGAAGAAGCACCCGCCGGCCGAGGAGCCGGTGCCCATCCCGCCGAGCGCGGACTGCAAGGACCGGTGGCGCGGCATGACAGTGGTGCCCTACCTGGAGGACCTGCACGGCTGTGCCGACGCTGCGGATGACGAGCTCTTCGACATTGAGGACGACATCATCTACACTCAGGACTTCACGGTGCCCG GACAGGTCCCAGAGGAGGAGGCTGGGCGGAGCGCACAGAGCCGGGGCCCGCCCAAAGCCGTGTGTGTGAATGGCACCGAGTCAGCCCAGTTGAGCGCCAGGTCGAGGGCGGAGCGCCGGGCCAGTGCCGCCTCCAACCCCGCCCGCAAGGCCTGCTCGGCCAGCAGCAAGATTCGCCGGCTGTCAGCCTGCAAGCAGCAGTGA
- the STK11 gene encoding serine/threonine-protein kinase STK11 isoform X2: protein MEVADPQQLGMFTEGELMSVGMDTFIHRIDSTEVIYQPRRKRAKLIGKYLMGDLLGEGSYGKVKEVLDSETLCRRAVKILKKKKLRRIPNGEANVKKEIQLLRRLRHKNVIQLVDVLYNEEKQKMYMVMEYCVCGMQEMLDSVPEKRFPVCQAHGYFCQLVDGLEYLHSQGIVHKDIKPGNLLLTTGGTLKISDLGVAEALHPFAEDDTCRTSQGSPAFQPPEIANGLDTFSGFKVDIWSAGVTLYNITTGLYPFEGDNIYKLFENIGKGDYTIPGDCGPPLSDLLKGMLEYEPAKRFSIQQIRQHSWFRKKHPPAEEPVPIPPSADCKDRWRGMTVVPYLEDLHGCADAADDELFDIEDDIIYTQDFTVPEPGRALVGETASPDTRPEPSPSESHGAQRGLAIAQVPEEEAGRSAQSRGPPKAVCVNGTESAQLSARSRAERRASAASNPARKACSASSKIRRLSACKQQ from the exons ATGGAGGTGGCGGACCCGCAGCAGCTGGGCATGTTTACAGAGGGCGAGCTGATGTCGGTGGGGATGGACACGTTCATCCACCGCATCGACTCCACCGAGGTCATCTACCAGCCCCGCCGCAAGCGGGCCAAGCTCATCGGCAAGTACCTGATGGGGGacctgctgggggaggggtcGTACGGCAAGGTGAAGGAGGTGCTGGACTCGGAGACGCTGTGCCGGAGAGCCGTCAAAATTCTCAAGAAGAAGAAGTTGCGGAGGATCCCCAACGGGGAGGCCAACGTAAAGAA GGAAATCCAGCTGCTGAGGAGGTTACGGCACAAAAACGTCATCCAGCTGGTGGACGTGCTGTACAACGAGGAGAAGCAGAAGAT GTATATGGTGATGGAGTACTGCGTGTGCGGCATGCAGGAGATGCTGGACAGCGTGCCCGAGAAGCGCTTCCCCGTGTGCCAGGCCCACGG GTACTTCTGCCAGCTGGTGGACGGCCTGGAGTACCTGCACAGCCAGGGCATCGTGCACAAGGACATCAAGCCCGGCAACCTGCTGCTCACCACGGGTGGCACGCTCAAGATCTCCGACCTGGGCGTGGCCGAG GCCCTGCACCCGTTTGCCGAGGACGACACGTGCCGGACGAGCCAGGGTTCCCCCGCGTTCCAGCCGCCCGAGATCGCCAATGGCCTGGACACCTTCTCTGGCTTCAAGGTGGACATCTGGTCAGCTGGGGTCACACT CTACAACATCACGACAGGCCTGTACCCGTTCGAGGGGGACAATATCTACAAACTGTTTGAGAACATCGGGAAGGGGGACTACACCATCCCGGGGGATTGCGGCCCCCCACTCTCAGACCTGCTCAAAG GGATGCTGGAATACGAGCCGGCCAAGCGGTTTTCCATACAGCAGATCCGGCAGCACAG CTGGTTCCGGAAGAAGCACCCGCCGGCCGAGGAGCCGGTGCCCATCCCGCCGAGCGCGGACTGCAAGGACCGGTGGCGCGGCATGACAGTGGTGCCCTACCTGGAGGACCTGCACGGCTGTGCCGACGCTGCGGATGACGAGCTCTTCGACATTGAGGACGACATCATCTACACTCAGGACTTCACGGTGCCCG AGCCGGGGCGGGCTCTTGTGGGAGAGACGGCGAGTCCGGACACCCGGCCCGAGCCCAGCCCCTCCGAGTCCCACGGGGCCCAGCGAGGTCTGGCCATCGCACAG GTCCCAGAGGAGGAGGCTGGGCGGAGCGCACAGAGCCGGGGCCCGCCCAAAGCCGTGTGTGTGAATGGCACCGAGTCAGCCCAGTTGAGCGCCAGGTCGAGGGCGGAGCGCCGGGCCAGTGCCGCCTCCAACCCCGCCCGCAAGGCCTGCTCGGCCAGCAGCAAGATTCGCCGGCTGTCAGCCTGCAAGCAGCAGTGA
- the STK11 gene encoding serine/threonine-protein kinase STK11 isoform X6, with product MEVADPQQLGMFTEGELMSVGMDTFIHRIDSTEVIYQPRRKRAKLIGKYLMGDLLGEGSYGKVKEVLDSETLCRRAVKILKKKKLRRIPNGEANVKKEIQLLRRLRHKNVIQLVDVLYNEEKQKMYMVMEYCVCGMQEMLDSVPEKRFPVCQAHGYFCQLVDGLEYLHSQGIVHKDIKPGNLLLTTGGTLKISDLGVAEALHPFAEDDTCRTSQGSPAFQPPEIANGLDTFSGFKVDIWSAGVTLYNITTGLYPFEGDNIYKLFENIGKGDYTIPGDCGPPLSDLLKGMLEYEPAKRFSIQQIRQHSWFRKKHPPAEEPVPIPPSADCKDRWRGMTVVPYLEDLHGCADAADDELFDIEDDIIYTQDFTVPEPGRALVGETASPDTRPEPSPSESHGAQRGLAIAQDRSQRRRLGGAHRAGARPKPCV from the exons ATGGAGGTGGCGGACCCGCAGCAGCTGGGCATGTTTACAGAGGGCGAGCTGATGTCGGTGGGGATGGACACGTTCATCCACCGCATCGACTCCACCGAGGTCATCTACCAGCCCCGCCGCAAGCGGGCCAAGCTCATCGGCAAGTACCTGATGGGGGacctgctgggggaggggtcGTACGGCAAGGTGAAGGAGGTGCTGGACTCGGAGACGCTGTGCCGGAGAGCCGTCAAAATTCTCAAGAAGAAGAAGTTGCGGAGGATCCCCAACGGGGAGGCCAACGTAAAGAA GGAAATCCAGCTGCTGAGGAGGTTACGGCACAAAAACGTCATCCAGCTGGTGGACGTGCTGTACAACGAGGAGAAGCAGAAGAT GTATATGGTGATGGAGTACTGCGTGTGCGGCATGCAGGAGATGCTGGACAGCGTGCCCGAGAAGCGCTTCCCCGTGTGCCAGGCCCACGG GTACTTCTGCCAGCTGGTGGACGGCCTGGAGTACCTGCACAGCCAGGGCATCGTGCACAAGGACATCAAGCCCGGCAACCTGCTGCTCACCACGGGTGGCACGCTCAAGATCTCCGACCTGGGCGTGGCCGAG GCCCTGCACCCGTTTGCCGAGGACGACACGTGCCGGACGAGCCAGGGTTCCCCCGCGTTCCAGCCGCCCGAGATCGCCAATGGCCTGGACACCTTCTCTGGCTTCAAGGTGGACATCTGGTCAGCTGGGGTCACACT CTACAACATCACGACAGGCCTGTACCCGTTCGAGGGGGACAATATCTACAAACTGTTTGAGAACATCGGGAAGGGGGACTACACCATCCCGGGGGATTGCGGCCCCCCACTCTCAGACCTGCTCAAAG GGATGCTGGAATACGAGCCGGCCAAGCGGTTTTCCATACAGCAGATCCGGCAGCACAG CTGGTTCCGGAAGAAGCACCCGCCGGCCGAGGAGCCGGTGCCCATCCCGCCGAGCGCGGACTGCAAGGACCGGTGGCGCGGCATGACAGTGGTGCCCTACCTGGAGGACCTGCACGGCTGTGCCGACGCTGCGGATGACGAGCTCTTCGACATTGAGGACGACATCATCTACACTCAGGACTTCACGGTGCCCG AGCCGGGGCGGGCTCTTGTGGGAGAGACGGCGAGTCCGGACACCCGGCCCGAGCCCAGCCCCTCCGAGTCCCACGGGGCCCAGCGAGGTCTGGCCATCGCACAG GACAGGTCCCAGAGGAGGAGGCTGGGCGGAGCGCACAGAGCCGGGGCCCGCCCAAAGCCGTGTGTGTGA
- the STK11 gene encoding serine/threonine-protein kinase STK11 isoform X3: protein MEVADPQQLGMFTEGELMSVGMDTFIHRIDSTEVIYQPRRKRAKLIGKYLMGDLLGEGSYGKVKEVLDSETLCRRAVKILKKKKLRRIPNGEANVKKEIQLLRRLRHKNVIQLVDVLYNEEKQKMYMVMEYCVCGMQEMLDSVPEKRFPVCQAHGYFCQLVDGLEYLHSQGIVHKDIKPGNLLLTTGGTLKISDLGVAEALHPFAEDDTCRTSQGSPAFQPPEIANGLDTFSGFKVDIWSAGVTLYNITTGLYPFEGDNIYKLFENIGKGDYTIPGDCGPPLSDLLKGMLEYEPAKRFSIQQIRQHSWFRKKHPPAEEPVPIPPSADCKDRWRGMTVVPYLEDLHGCADAADDELFDIEDDIIYTQDFTVPGSEAESGIGRHWWRRGSVCGGDGLEAAAGSFLPTSMGGGVHRGQHGLPAPFPPPTPQRGQSGAGGPGPVALGPGEHWQPTRLGPGHGRHL from the exons ATGGAGGTGGCGGACCCGCAGCAGCTGGGCATGTTTACAGAGGGCGAGCTGATGTCGGTGGGGATGGACACGTTCATCCACCGCATCGACTCCACCGAGGTCATCTACCAGCCCCGCCGCAAGCGGGCCAAGCTCATCGGCAAGTACCTGATGGGGGacctgctgggggaggggtcGTACGGCAAGGTGAAGGAGGTGCTGGACTCGGAGACGCTGTGCCGGAGAGCCGTCAAAATTCTCAAGAAGAAGAAGTTGCGGAGGATCCCCAACGGGGAGGCCAACGTAAAGAA GGAAATCCAGCTGCTGAGGAGGTTACGGCACAAAAACGTCATCCAGCTGGTGGACGTGCTGTACAACGAGGAGAAGCAGAAGAT GTATATGGTGATGGAGTACTGCGTGTGCGGCATGCAGGAGATGCTGGACAGCGTGCCCGAGAAGCGCTTCCCCGTGTGCCAGGCCCACGG GTACTTCTGCCAGCTGGTGGACGGCCTGGAGTACCTGCACAGCCAGGGCATCGTGCACAAGGACATCAAGCCCGGCAACCTGCTGCTCACCACGGGTGGCACGCTCAAGATCTCCGACCTGGGCGTGGCCGAG GCCCTGCACCCGTTTGCCGAGGACGACACGTGCCGGACGAGCCAGGGTTCCCCCGCGTTCCAGCCGCCCGAGATCGCCAATGGCCTGGACACCTTCTCTGGCTTCAAGGTGGACATCTGGTCAGCTGGGGTCACACT CTACAACATCACGACAGGCCTGTACCCGTTCGAGGGGGACAATATCTACAAACTGTTTGAGAACATCGGGAAGGGGGACTACACCATCCCGGGGGATTGCGGCCCCCCACTCTCAGACCTGCTCAAAG GGATGCTGGAATACGAGCCGGCCAAGCGGTTTTCCATACAGCAGATCCGGCAGCACAG CTGGTTCCGGAAGAAGCACCCGCCGGCCGAGGAGCCGGTGCCCATCCCGCCGAGCGCGGACTGCAAGGACCGGTGGCGCGGCATGACAGTGGTGCCCTACCTGGAGGACCTGCACGGCTGTGCCGACGCTGCGGATGACGAGCTCTTCGACATTGAGGACGACATCATCTACACTCAGGACTTCACGGTGCCCG GTTCAGAGGCTGAGTCAGGCATAGGACGCCATTGGTGGAGACGGGGCTCCGTGTGCGGAGGAGATGGGCTTGAGGCAGCTGCAGGCAGTTTCCTGCCGACATCCATGGGAGGGGGGGTGCACCGTGGGCAGCACGGGCTTCCcgcacccttccctccccccacgccTCAGCGGGGACAGAGTGGGGCGGGCGGCCCCGGGCCAGTGGCCCTGGGACCCGGTGAGCACTGGCAGCCCACACGGTTGGGGCCGGGGCATGGCAGGCACCTGTGA
- the STK11 gene encoding serine/threonine-protein kinase STK11 isoform X7: MEVADPQQLGMFTEGELMSVGMDTFIHRIDSTEVIYQPRRKRAKLIGKYLMGDLLGEGSYGKVKEVLDSETLCRRAVKILKKKKLRRIPNGEANVKKEIQLLRRLRHKNVIQLVDVLYNEEKQKMYMVMEYCVCGMQEMLDSVPEKRFPVCQAHGYFCQLVDGLEYLHSQGIVHKDIKPGNLLLTTGGTLKISDLGVAEALHPFAEDDTCRTSQGSPAFQPPEIANGLDTFSGFKVDIWSAGVTLYNITTGLYPFEGDNIYKLFENIGKGDYTIPGDCGPPLSDLLKGMLEYEPAKRFSIQQIRQHSWFRKKHPPAEEPVPIPPSADCKDRWRGMTVVPYLEDLHGCADAADDELFDIEDDIIYTQDFTVPGGEEASEAGLRERDPQESQCSDLSGEEAEARAAEELRAELGP, encoded by the exons ATGGAGGTGGCGGACCCGCAGCAGCTGGGCATGTTTACAGAGGGCGAGCTGATGTCGGTGGGGATGGACACGTTCATCCACCGCATCGACTCCACCGAGGTCATCTACCAGCCCCGCCGCAAGCGGGCCAAGCTCATCGGCAAGTACCTGATGGGGGacctgctgggggaggggtcGTACGGCAAGGTGAAGGAGGTGCTGGACTCGGAGACGCTGTGCCGGAGAGCCGTCAAAATTCTCAAGAAGAAGAAGTTGCGGAGGATCCCCAACGGGGAGGCCAACGTAAAGAA GGAAATCCAGCTGCTGAGGAGGTTACGGCACAAAAACGTCATCCAGCTGGTGGACGTGCTGTACAACGAGGAGAAGCAGAAGAT GTATATGGTGATGGAGTACTGCGTGTGCGGCATGCAGGAGATGCTGGACAGCGTGCCCGAGAAGCGCTTCCCCGTGTGCCAGGCCCACGG GTACTTCTGCCAGCTGGTGGACGGCCTGGAGTACCTGCACAGCCAGGGCATCGTGCACAAGGACATCAAGCCCGGCAACCTGCTGCTCACCACGGGTGGCACGCTCAAGATCTCCGACCTGGGCGTGGCCGAG GCCCTGCACCCGTTTGCCGAGGACGACACGTGCCGGACGAGCCAGGGTTCCCCCGCGTTCCAGCCGCCCGAGATCGCCAATGGCCTGGACACCTTCTCTGGCTTCAAGGTGGACATCTGGTCAGCTGGGGTCACACT CTACAACATCACGACAGGCCTGTACCCGTTCGAGGGGGACAATATCTACAAACTGTTTGAGAACATCGGGAAGGGGGACTACACCATCCCGGGGGATTGCGGCCCCCCACTCTCAGACCTGCTCAAAG GGATGCTGGAATACGAGCCGGCCAAGCGGTTTTCCATACAGCAGATCCGGCAGCACAG CTGGTTCCGGAAGAAGCACCCGCCGGCCGAGGAGCCGGTGCCCATCCCGCCGAGCGCGGACTGCAAGGACCGGTGGCGCGGCATGACAGTGGTGCCCTACCTGGAGGACCTGCACGGCTGTGCCGACGCTGCGGATGACGAGCTCTTCGACATTGAGGACGACATCATCTACACTCAGGACTTCACGGTGCCCG GTGGCGAGGAGGCGTCTGAGGCAGGGCTTAGAGAGAGAGACCCGCAGGAGAGCCAGTGCTCAGACCTTTCtggagaggaagctgaggccaggGCCGCCGAGGAGCTCCGGGCAGAGCTCGGGCCCTAG